One window from the genome of bacterium encodes:
- the recO gene encoding DNA repair protein RecO, which yields MPPFVTESVILKVMDFQERDLLVTFYGDQKGKLTGIAKGAKASRRRFGANLDLLTHVRIHGFERPGSSLVRLEGADLLEHFESVRADLTGFARACYVAEWAEACAPEGEPVKGLLPLLLWTLRSLGKTGAGEAVLRLFELRALDLAGYGLKLDACVSCGALLEQGLSIRIGISQGGALCRNCQGAEGFSISRGTLRLLQEARSLPLERLHRVAFSSLALKESKGLLRAFFVYHAGRTLRSTEFLESMGK from the coding sequence ATGCCTCCTTTTGTCACAGAGTCCGTGATATTGAAGGTAATGGATTTTCAAGAGAGGGACCTTCTGGTTACCTTTTACGGGGACCAAAAAGGAAAACTCACAGGCATAGCAAAAGGGGCCAAGGCCAGTCGAAGACGTTTCGGAGCCAATCTGGACCTTCTGACACATGTGAGAATCCACGGTTTCGAAAGGCCTGGGAGTTCCTTGGTAAGATTGGAAGGGGCGGATCTCTTGGAGCATTTCGAATCTGTCAGGGCAGACCTGACGGGCTTTGCCAGGGCCTGCTATGTGGCCGAATGGGCTGAGGCATGCGCTCCAGAGGGGGAGCCTGTTAAGGGCCTTTTGCCCCTTTTGCTTTGGACCCTCAGATCTCTGGGCAAAACAGGCGCAGGAGAGGCTGTACTGCGGTTGTTCGAACTCAGGGCACTTGACCTGGCTGGTTACGGTCTGAAGTTGGATGCCTGTGTTAGCTGTGGGGCCCTCTTGGAGCAGGGGTTATCTATTAGAATCGGAATCTCACAAGGTGGCGCCTTGTGCCGCAATTGCCAGGGCGCAGAGGGGTTCAGCATAAGCAGAGGGACCCTTAGGCTACTTCAGGAGGCCAGATCCCTTCCATTGGAGAGGCTTCACAGGGTGGCTTTCTCGTCCCTGGCATTGAAGGAGTCCAAGGGTCTGCTTCGTGCCTTTTTCGTGTATCACGCAGGCCGAACACTCAGGTCAACCGAATTCCTGGAGAGCATGGGAAAATAG
- the ispH gene encoding 4-hydroxy-3-methylbut-2-enyl diphosphate reductase: MSIPHRILLANPRGFCAGVKRAIETVETALRKTGAPVYVFHEIVHNTHVVKELGDRGALFVDRVDQVPPGSLLIFSAHGVSPKERQLAKHRGLKVVDATCPLVTKVHMEARRFAKEGRTILLVGHEGHEEVVGTMGEAPEHIRLVISVRDVENVRVEDPGKVAVITQTTLSLDETKEVMEAVRARFPKAVTPTKKDICYATTNRQTAVKELAPRCDMILVIGSRNSSNSRRLAEVAESYKTKAHLIDDVGGIEMGWLEGVETLGITAGASAPEHLVTELVDFFKRMGTRKIQEWESGEREKVRFGLPSELRHLKGSVQ, from the coding sequence GTGAGCATTCCCCACAGAATCCTTCTGGCCAATCCCAGAGGGTTTTGTGCAGGTGTGAAAAGAGCCATAGAAACCGTAGAGACAGCCCTGCGAAAGACCGGAGCCCCGGTATATGTTTTTCATGAGATCGTGCATAACACCCATGTGGTCAAGGAGCTGGGAGACAGGGGAGCGCTTTTCGTGGATCGGGTGGATCAGGTTCCTCCTGGCAGCCTTCTGATTTTTTCTGCCCACGGTGTTTCCCCCAAGGAAAGGCAATTGGCAAAGCACAGAGGTCTCAAGGTGGTTGACGCCACCTGTCCCCTGGTCACCAAAGTCCACATGGAAGCCAGGCGCTTCGCCAAAGAGGGTAGGACCATTTTGCTTGTGGGGCACGAGGGCCATGAGGAGGTGGTAGGCACCATGGGCGAGGCACCGGAACATATCCGGTTGGTGATATCAGTGAGGGATGTAGAGAATGTGCGAGTAGAGGATCCTGGAAAGGTGGCTGTTATAACCCAGACCACCCTCTCCCTGGATGAAACAAAAGAGGTGATGGAAGCCGTAAGGGCCAGATTTCCCAAAGCTGTGACTCCTACCAAGAAAGACATATGCTATGCTACCACCAACCGCCAGACGGCAGTAAAAGAACTGGCCCCGCGGTGTGATATGATCTTGGTGATAGGCTCTCGTAATTCCTCCAATTCCAGAAGGCTGGCTGAGGTGGCCGAGTCGTACAAGACAAAGGCCCATCTCATAGATGATGTGGGAGGCATAGAGATGGGCTGGCTAGAGGGGGTGGAAACCCTGGGTATAACAGCCGGAGCCAGTGCACCGGAGCATCTTGTGACGGAACTGGTAGATTTCTTCAAACGCATGGGTACAAGAAAGATTCAAGAATGGGAATCAGGAGAGCGAGAAAAGGTGCGCTTCGGCCTCCCCTCAGAGCTCAGACATCTGAAGGGCTCTGTGCAATAG
- a CDS encoding YkvA family protein yields the protein MRLSLKASIRVLRMELAVVKAVYLDPRTPRIARWLLGLALAYVLSPIDLIPDFIPVLGHLDDLIVVPALVVIAFWMVPQELYREHRERLEPKEGSIAQSPSDV from the coding sequence ATGAGATTGTCTCTCAAGGCTTCGATCCGAGTGTTAAGAATGGAACTGGCAGTGGTAAAGGCAGTTTATTTGGATCCCCGTACCCCCAGAATTGCCCGCTGGCTCTTGGGGCTTGCCCTTGCCTATGTGCTTTCCCCCATAGATCTGATACCAGATTTCATACCTGTCCTGGGGCACCTGGACGATCTGATTGTGGTGCCAGCTTTGGTTGTTATTGCTTTTTGGATGGTACCTCAAGAGCTCTATCGAGAACACAGGGAACGATTGGAGCCCAAGGAGGGGTCTATTGCACAGAGCCCTTCAGATGTCTGA
- a CDS encoding energy transducer TonB: MRQELVLGFLVSTSLHLAAFLSPWTLMPKKEIPWIPRPSLEISLETPFPAKELPKRPSTGSEPASPKEQHEYSTPSHQSSEPSLIAQQDPLPAVQSASPKVKPRPELKKQQTKPKTTSSPKMQDMRDPLEQDDGASVTGGSQSRGQESLFTAGKQEISSALPQLEPSGEGKPPKAQLQKAFPRYGRNPKPPYPEIARKRGYEGTVILSVVVLKDGSPGLVRVTQPSGYKILDDAAREAVEHWEFVPGFLGHEPVEMEVEVPILFRLER; this comes from the coding sequence ATGAGACAGGAGCTGGTTCTGGGTTTTCTGGTCTCTACTAGCCTGCACTTGGCCGCCTTTCTGTCACCATGGACTCTCATGCCCAAGAAAGAGATCCCCTGGATACCCAGGCCCAGCCTAGAGATATCCCTTGAGACTCCTTTTCCTGCAAAAGAGCTACCCAAGAGACCATCTACTGGCAGTGAGCCCGCTTCGCCCAAAGAGCAGCATGAGTATTCCACCCCAAGCCACCAGTCTTCTGAGCCTTCCTTGATTGCCCAGCAAGATCCCCTGCCCGCTGTCCAGTCCGCAAGCCCCAAGGTAAAACCGCGGCCTGAGTTGAAAAAGCAGCAAACCAAGCCAAAGACAACTTCATCTCCCAAGATGCAGGACATGAGAGATCCCCTGGAGCAGGATGATGGGGCCTCTGTGACTGGAGGTTCTCAGAGCAGAGGCCAGGAGTCCCTATTTACAGCAGGAAAGCAAGAAATCTCATCAGCCTTGCCCCAGCTGGAACCCTCAGGGGAAGGAAAGCCACCCAAGGCCCAACTCCAGAAAGCCTTCCCACGCTATGGGAGAAATCCCAAACCTCCTTATCCTGAGATTGCCAGAAAAAGAGGCTATGAAGGCACGGTGATCCTTTCGGTGGTAGTGCTAAAAGACGGCAGTCCCGGCCTTGTACGGGTGACCCAACCAAGCGGATACAAGATCTTGGATGATGCGGCCAGGGAAGCGGTGGAGCATTGGGAGTTCGTGCCTGGGTTTTTGGGGCATGAGCCGGTGGAAATGGAGGTAGAGGTGCCCATACTCTTCAGGCTTGAACGATGA